DNA from Candidatus Methylomirabilota bacterium:
GTCAGCGACACGGGGGTCGGCATCGCGCCGGAGGACCAGGAGGCGGTGTTCGAGGAGTTCCGGCAGGTGGGCGCCAACGCGGCGAAGCAGGAGGGGACGGGGCTCGGGCTCGCCCTCTGCCGGAAGTTCGTCGAGCTGC
Protein-coding regions in this window:
- a CDS encoding ATP-binding protein encodes the protein VSDTGVGIAPEDQEAVFEEFRQVGANAAKQEGTGLGLALCRKFVELHGGTIRVTSAVGAGSTFTFRLPTRQ